Proteins encoded together in one Rhipicephalus sanguineus isolate Rsan-2018 chromosome 9, BIME_Rsan_1.4, whole genome shotgun sequence window:
- the LOC125759858 gene encoding uncharacterized protein LOC125759858 produces the protein MPNKCCVPACSSNYKTGKKVQVFSFPKDEVQRKKWLSAIPRKDFFPTENNKVCALHFTESCLENKSSYTDPMTGRVLEVSLKVPRLRSGSVPTLFPGCPSYLSKDDPSPRECPETKKMRREAADLARAIAESEATYRDEEAKCCFSSLLELMECLKSAPVPNEWIVIHRPNCSLFLNIVDESMPMLRSSVTVFSDLSISVCFHGTKLSRIGDYVVPESIGNVNVLSAILSKLQSILDEKCSSEGLCDVVVSLLEQLERDAIDSKKRIIRFLREQVALLGKQRLQYSSESMVVACILHTISPHAYKFLRGSGFFAMPHPSTCRNVCSSFHLSPDTESASQNFLRYIKHRFKQLQPYESAVVLMLDEIHIQPFFDFKGGKISGAAANSEEAATSAHVFMLQSMLSSFREVVHILPARTMNAHCLHAVLKNVIIGLEQIGFKVLAVVSDNNAINRKALSMFSDPPKLSIVYPNPKDATRPMFYVVDSVHLLKCIRNNWINQKNLGTNLYFPMFDLSNNSVHPDCIQWASFKDLRELHKLEASQLLKYSYRLLQRR, from the exons ATGCCCAACAAGTGTTGTGTGCCGGCATGTTCAAGTAATTACAAGACCGGGAAGAAAGTTCAAGTATTTTCATTCCCCAAGGATGAAGTACAAAGGAAGAAGTGGCTCAGTGCTATTCCAAGAAAGGATTTCTTCCCGACGGAAAACAACAAG GTATGCGCATTGCATTTCACCGAGTCATGCCTCGAGAACAAGTCGTCCTACACGGATCCTATGACAGGAAGAGTGCTAGAGGTTTCACTGAAAGTACCGCGCCTGCGTTCAGGATCAGTGCCCACACTGTTCCCAGGATGTCCTTCGTACTTGTCGAAGGATGACCCCTCTCCGAGAGAATGCCCGGAAACGAAAAAAATGCGCCGAGAAGCGGCTGACCTCGCTCGTGCCATCGCAGAATCGGAGGCTACTTATCGCGATGAAGAAGCGAAATGTTGTTTTTCTTCGCTTCTTGAGCTTATGGAATGTTTGAAAAGCGCACCTGTGCCAAATGAGTGGATTGTAATTCACCGCCCAAACTGTTCCCTGTTTTTAAATATTGTCGATGAGAGCATGCCGATGTTGCGGTCGTCTGTTACTGTTTTCAGCGACCTGAGTATCAGTGTATGTTTTCATGGTACCAAATTAAGCCGTATAGGTGATTATGTCGTGCCAGAAAGCATTGGGAATGTGAATGTCCTGTCTGCCATCTTAAGTAAGCTTCAAAGCATCCTCGATGAAAAATGCTCCTCAGAAGGTCTTTGTGACGTAGTCGTTAGCCTTCTTGAGCAACTTGAACGAGATGCCATTGACAGTAAGAAACGGATCATTCGGTTCTTGCGAGAACAAGTGGCGTTGCTTGGAAAACAGCGGTTGCAGTATTCCTCCGAAAGTATGGTGGTTGCTTGCATACTGCATACCATATCTCCACACGCCTACAAATTTCTGAGGGGATCAGGTTTTTTTGCCATGCCGCATCCCAGTACTTGCCGAAATGTCTGCTCCTCGTTTCACTTGTCACCTGACACCGAGTCAGCGAGTCAAAATTTTCTCAGGTACATAAAACACAGATTTAAACAATTGCAGCCGTATGAAAGTGCCGTGGTTCTCATGCTCGACGAAATTCACATCCAGCCTTTCTTTGATTTTAAAGGTGGAAAAATTTCAGGGGCAGCAGCAAACAGTGAAGAGGCCGCTACGTCTGCTCATGTGTTTATGCTGCAAAGCATGCTGAGTTCTTTTCGCGAGGTCGTGCACATTCTGCCTGCACGAACAATGAATGCTCACTGTCTTCATGCTGTCCTGAAAAATGTAATCATTGGCCTTGAGCAAATAGGTTTTAAAGTTCTTGCAGTAGTTTCAGACAACAACGCAATAAATCGCAAGGCACTCAGTATGTTTTCAGATCCGCCAAAGCTGAGCATCGTCTACCCAAATCCAAAAGACGCAACACGACCTATGTTTTATGTTGTGGATTCTGTGCACTTGTTGAAATGCATCCGAAACAACTGGATAAATCAAAAGAATCTTGGGACAAACCTATATTTTCCAATGTTCGATCTCTCAAACAACAGTGTCCATCCCGACTGCATACAGTGGGCATCATTCAAAGATCTTCGGGAGCTGCACAAGCTAGAGGCTTCTCAGCTTTTGAAATACAGCTATCGCCTTCTTCAAAGGCGCTAA